A genomic segment from Thermostichus lividus PCC 6715 encodes:
- a CDS encoding NAD(P)/FAD-dependent oxidoreductase gives MKTTATITIVGAGVIGAAIAYELSRALSAAIVVLEARSETEFAATGAALGVLIVQLSRRRRGRNFQLRQASLARYDTLIPELEAATGVEIPYQRRGILEVLTTPEAAIATQSWLAIHSDPSLEWLEPAAVVSEFPMINPQVVHGALWAKGDRQVHPRRLTAALRQAAQQQGVEFWYHSKVLEVKQAGEQPLQLRLETGTLTTEYLILAAGLGTTPLAQQINHPVLLQPVLGQALEFGWAAPPTLPVLTAEDLHLVPVDPHRVWVGATVEGDRSTGDSQALATLREQASHLWPALKTAPLLRHWQGLRPRPCDRPAPVIEQLQPRVWVASGHYRNGILLAPITAQLVRQALEEHLAVGKGHKAQQPVSDPSENSDTKTSP, from the coding sequence GTGAAAACAACGGCCACGATTACGATCGTTGGGGCTGGGGTGATTGGCGCGGCGATCGCCTACGAACTCAGCCGCGCTCTGAGCGCTGCTATTGTTGTCCTTGAAGCTCGCTCAGAGACTGAGTTTGCGGCTACTGGCGCTGCCCTTGGGGTCTTAATTGTGCAGCTGAGTCGGCGGCGGCGGGGGCGCAATTTTCAACTGCGACAGGCAAGTTTGGCACGCTATGACACCCTCATCCCTGAACTGGAGGCGGCCACAGGCGTAGAGATTCCTTACCAACGGCGGGGGATTCTAGAGGTCTTGACAACCCCAGAGGCGGCGATCGCCACTCAGTCATGGCTAGCAATCCATAGCGACCCCTCCTTAGAATGGCTGGAGCCAGCGGCAGTGGTCTCTGAGTTTCCGATGATCAATCCCCAAGTGGTGCACGGTGCCCTCTGGGCAAAGGGCGATCGCCAAGTGCATCCCCGCCGCCTCACCGCAGCATTGCGCCAAGCTGCCCAACAGCAAGGCGTAGAATTTTGGTACCACAGTAAAGTGCTTGAGGTCAAACAGGCCGGGGAGCAGCCGCTACAGTTACGCCTTGAAACAGGCACCTTAACAACGGAGTACTTGATTTTGGCCGCAGGACTCGGGACAACGCCCTTGGCTCAGCAGATCAATCATCCAGTACTGCTACAGCCAGTACTGGGGCAAGCCCTTGAGTTTGGCTGGGCAGCGCCTCCTACCTTACCAGTGCTCACTGCAGAGGATCTTCACCTTGTCCCTGTTGATCCACACCGGGTGTGGGTGGGGGCAACCGTCGAAGGCGATCGCTCCACAGGGGATTCCCAAGCCCTAGCAACCCTGCGTGAACAGGCAAGCCACCTCTGGCCAGCATTGAAAACTGCCCCCCTCCTGCGGCACTGGCAAGGGCTGCGTCCGCGACCCTGCGATCGCCCTGCCCCCGTTATTGAGCAACTTCAGCCGCGGGTGTGGGTAGCCAGCGGTCACTACCGCAATGGCATCCTGCTGGCACCCATCACTGCCCAGTTGGTGCGCCAAGCACTAGAAGAACATTTAGCCGTGGGCAAGGGGCACAAAGCACAGCAGCCTGTTAGTGACCCTAGCGAGAATTCGGATACCAAAACATCCCCTTAA
- a CDS encoding GNAT family N-acetyltransferase has protein sequence MSFWKSLFNSQPSTSATTTAVGLGSQAALERDSSTEGQIIFSKDKEIDVYELEELCDAVGWSRRPIRKVKKAIQFSFLVISMWEQRGAYRRLIGFSRATSDHAFNATIWDVVVHPEFQGQGLGKELMRQMIKELRSEDISNITLFADPHVVDFYRQLGFRPDPEGIKGMFWYPNSR, from the coding sequence ATGAGCTTCTGGAAATCGCTGTTTAATTCGCAACCATCAACGAGCGCGACAACAACCGCCGTTGGTCTTGGTTCTCAGGCTGCCCTAGAACGGGACAGCAGTACGGAAGGGCAAATTATCTTTAGCAAGGATAAAGAAATTGACGTTTACGAACTTGAGGAGCTGTGTGATGCCGTGGGCTGGTCGCGTCGTCCCATCCGCAAGGTCAAAAAAGCCATCCAGTTCAGCTTCTTGGTAATTTCCATGTGGGAGCAGCGGGGAGCGTATCGGCGCTTAATCGGGTTTTCCCGCGCCACCTCAGATCACGCGTTTAATGCCACTATCTGGGACGTAGTGGTGCACCCTGAGTTTCAGGGGCAGGGGCTAGGCAAAGAACTCATGCGCCAGATGATCAAAGAACTCCGCAGTGAAGACATTAGCAATATCACCCTGTTTGCCGATCCCCACGTCGTTGATTTCTATCGCCAGTTAGGCTTTCGCCCTGATCCTGAGGGGATTAAGGGGATGTTTTGGTATCCGAATTCTCGCTAG
- a CDS encoding ACT domain-containing protein has product MVSDFQLRNLDVLKRFNRSFPDFYEQFVGRDVQLQNLKLGFQIHKTNQAVIYIVPEGDRSVLHFAHRNHSYLLSDLFGVMAAYKLTIHNVSLYGHVRPPMLVFVKLVLSDQGRPLSKKRSESVRRALQQTLSGEFAVEEMLAVEFNLGEGLSQINTSFYVDQVFHLPALLIESTNHPALLYKVMHAIWQEELLVVNVNFMLWQGRVRLLLYLLGPNGNLIPDYLGSRIATKIKEHLTGNG; this is encoded by the coding sequence ATGGTTTCCGATTTTCAACTCCGTAACCTCGATGTTCTGAAGCGGTTTAATCGGTCGTTTCCAGATTTTTACGAGCAGTTTGTAGGTCGAGATGTGCAACTGCAAAACCTCAAGCTGGGGTTTCAAATCCATAAAACGAATCAGGCTGTTATCTATATTGTCCCAGAGGGCGATCGCTCGGTTCTCCACTTTGCCCACCGTAATCACTCCTACCTCCTCAGTGATCTGTTTGGGGTGATGGCGGCCTACAAGTTAACGATTCATAATGTCTCTCTTTATGGCCATGTACGGCCACCGATGCTGGTATTCGTAAAATTGGTGCTGTCAGATCAGGGTCGCCCTTTGTCCAAAAAGCGCAGTGAAAGTGTACGCCGTGCGTTGCAGCAAACCCTTAGCGGTGAGTTTGCCGTCGAAGAAATGCTGGCGGTGGAGTTTAACCTCGGGGAAGGACTCAGCCAAATCAACACTAGTTTTTACGTGGATCAAGTGTTTCATCTGCCAGCGCTGTTGATCGAGTCCACCAACCATCCTGCTCTGCTCTATAAAGTAATGCATGCTATTTGGCAAGAAGAACTGTTGGTGGTAAATGTTAACTTTATGCTCTGGCAAGGGCGGGTGCGGCTGCTGTTGTACCTCCTTGGCCCCAATGGCAACCTCATTCCAGACTATTTGGGGTCACGGATCGCCACTAAAATCAAAGAGCATTTAACAGGGAATGGGTAA
- the mazG gene encoding nucleoside triphosphate pyrophosphohydrolase, with protein sequence MATPLTVLTAATALAEGSVLPEGGLVTQIPTLAIAHRLSEQLQSHWPTTTTVSLIDAQQQAIALSLGDLSNLTSAECPLQLYLPPPLPPALAQLNQLIAVVRQLRHPETGCPWDLQQTPTSLIPYILEEAYEVVHALQQEQPAAIAEELGDLLLQVVLQSQLAAEADQFTIADVAQRITEKLIRRHPHVFGTVELTTAEDVRDQWEHIKASEKGEEASLPLSQKLHRYARTLPPLIAGIKIGERASRSGLDWPTISGAWEKFYEELAEFQEALLKGEPSQQAAELGDLLFSVINLARWCQLDPVQALQQTYQRFIQRLELIEAAIDRPLEDYSLAELDALWQQAKQQLEGASEAEQPEEPPIEQR encoded by the coding sequence ATGGCGACTCCCTTAACCGTTTTAACTGCGGCAACTGCACTGGCAGAAGGCTCCGTGCTGCCCGAAGGGGGGCTAGTGACCCAGATTCCGACGCTGGCGATCGCCCACCGTTTAAGTGAACAGCTTCAGTCCCATTGGCCTACTACAACAACCGTCAGCCTGATTGATGCCCAGCAGCAGGCGATCGCCCTATCCCTTGGCGACCTCAGCAACCTCACCAGCGCAGAGTGTCCCCTCCAACTCTACCTTCCGCCGCCGTTACCACCGGCTCTTGCTCAGCTGAACCAACTCATCGCAGTGGTACGGCAACTCCGCCATCCAGAAACTGGCTGTCCGTGGGACTTGCAGCAAACCCCCACCAGTTTAATTCCCTACATTCTTGAGGAAGCCTACGAAGTAGTGCATGCCCTACAACAGGAGCAGCCAGCGGCCATTGCTGAAGAATTAGGGGATCTGTTGCTACAGGTGGTGCTACAAAGCCAACTCGCCGCCGAAGCAGATCAATTCACCATAGCTGACGTAGCCCAGCGCATTACCGAGAAACTGATCCGCCGTCATCCCCACGTGTTTGGCACCGTGGAACTCACCACTGCCGAAGACGTACGAGATCAATGGGAGCACATTAAAGCTAGCGAAAAAGGCGAGGAGGCCTCTTTACCCCTCAGTCAAAAACTGCACCGCTATGCCCGTACTCTTCCTCCCCTGATCGCAGGCATCAAAATTGGTGAGCGTGCCAGCCGATCTGGCTTGGACTGGCCGACCATTAGTGGCGCGTGGGAAAAATTCTATGAAGAGCTAGCAGAATTTCAAGAAGCACTGCTGAAGGGCGAACCCAGCCAGCAGGCCGCTGAACTGGGGGATTTACTATTTAGTGTGATTAACCTTGCCCGTTGGTGCCAGCTCGACCCCGTGCAAGCCCTGCAACAGACCTATCAACGTTTTATTCAGCGCCTAGAACTAATTGAAGCAGCGATTGACCGCCCCCTTGAGGATTATAGTTTGGCGGAGCTAGACGCCCTGTGGCAACAGGCAAAGCAGCAGCTTGAGGGAGCGTCTGAGGCTGAGCAACCTGAAGAGCCGCCTATTGAGCAAAGGTGA
- a CDS encoding 1-acyl-sn-glycerol-3-phosphate acyltransferase, with the protein MSSAVTAARPPLHFLPQRFSYPVWWGCSRLLPLYLRYGLGFRKIEGVNVETLARTYQQFQAGQLRLLLAFRHPSTDDPLVMGYLMWHLLPRTARQIGIPLKSPTNGYFLYDRGIPLWAGEAVGWLFSRLGGSSIIRGKLDTQALRAARELLLEGRFPLAAAPEGATNEHNELVAPLEPGVAQLGFWCLEDLAKAGRSLPVVILPIGIQYTLASPSWARIAHLMDQLEQRLGCGTTASGTDVELLYRRLFNVAMHLLDCLEEFYAKSYRQQFPPLPAFENANAELAARLQRLLHSVLVVAEDYFGLKPSEDFMDRCRRIEYAAWERMFRGDLDQLSTVERCLADWLAEEANVRLRHMRLAERFTSVTGSYVREQPSIDRFAEVVLILWRTFDWLEGKHSNVNGLVGPRQVRLSVGEPIDLEHYWPLYRRDRRGARQALNDVTTAIRAQFEALIVPTTNG; encoded by the coding sequence ATGTCTAGTGCTGTGACTGCTGCTCGTCCCCCGTTGCACTTTTTACCGCAACGGTTTAGTTATCCAGTGTGGTGGGGGTGCTCGCGGCTGTTACCGCTGTACTTACGTTACGGCCTAGGCTTTCGCAAGATAGAGGGGGTCAATGTTGAGACCCTGGCACGTACCTATCAGCAATTTCAAGCCGGTCAACTGCGGTTGTTGCTGGCGTTTCGCCATCCCAGTACCGATGATCCCTTGGTCATGGGCTACCTGATGTGGCACCTATTGCCCCGTACCGCCAGACAAATCGGGATTCCCTTAAAATCGCCCACCAACGGCTATTTTCTCTACGATCGCGGGATTCCCCTGTGGGCGGGAGAGGCGGTAGGATGGCTCTTTTCGCGCCTAGGGGGCAGTTCCATTATCCGCGGCAAGCTGGATACCCAAGCGTTGCGGGCAGCGCGGGAGTTGTTACTGGAGGGGCGATTTCCCTTGGCAGCAGCACCGGAGGGAGCCACAAATGAGCACAATGAATTGGTGGCACCCTTAGAACCCGGGGTGGCTCAACTGGGGTTTTGGTGCTTAGAGGATTTAGCCAAAGCCGGGCGATCGCTCCCTGTGGTGATTTTGCCCATTGGCATTCAATACACCCTAGCTAGCCCCTCATGGGCACGGATTGCGCACCTCATGGATCAGCTAGAGCAGCGACTGGGGTGTGGCACCACTGCAAGCGGTACGGACGTAGAACTGCTGTACCGTCGCTTATTTAACGTGGCAATGCACTTGTTAGATTGCTTAGAAGAGTTTTATGCCAAGTCCTATCGGCAGCAGTTTCCCCCGCTGCCAGCCTTTGAGAATGCCAATGCCGAGCTGGCGGCGCGATTGCAGCGGCTGTTGCACAGTGTCCTTGTGGTTGCAGAAGACTACTTTGGCCTCAAGCCCAGCGAGGATTTTATGGATCGCTGTCGGCGCATTGAGTACGCCGCGTGGGAGCGAATGTTTCGCGGAGACTTAGATCAGCTTTCTACCGTAGAGCGCTGTCTGGCAGACTGGCTGGCAGAAGAAGCGAATGTGCGGCTCCGGCATATGCGTTTAGCGGAGCGGTTTACCTCAGTGACCGGCAGCTATGTGCGCGAGCAACCCAGTATTGATCGCTTTGCTGAGGTGGTGCTCATCCTCTGGCGCACCTTTGATTGGCTCGAAGGAAAGCACTCGAATGTCAATGGGCTAGTAGGGCCGCGGCAGGTGCGCTTAAGTGTCGGTGAACCAATTGATTTGGAGCATTACTGGCCCCTCTATCGCCGCGATCGCCGGGGGGCGCGGCAAGCCCTTAACGACGTCACCACTGCTATTCGAGCGCAGTTTGAAGCCCTTATTGTGCCCACAACGAACGGATAA
- the infC gene encoding translation initiation factor IF-3 — MINERIRFPRVRVVDSDGSQLGIMTSQEAMAIAREKELDLVLVSDKADPPVCKIIDYGKFRFEQEKKAREARKKQHTSDVKEVKMRYKIEEHDYNVCINRAERFIKAGDKVKATVTFRGREIQHSHLAEDLLKRMANDLQAIAEVQQPPKQEGRNMIMFLAPKR; from the coding sequence ATGATTAATGAGCGCATTCGTTTTCCACGGGTGCGAGTTGTTGATAGCGACGGCTCTCAATTGGGCATTATGACCTCTCAAGAGGCGATGGCGATCGCCCGCGAAAAAGAACTTGACCTCGTTCTTGTCAGCGATAAGGCCGATCCGCCGGTGTGTAAAATCATTGATTACGGTAAGTTTCGTTTTGAGCAAGAAAAGAAAGCGCGTGAAGCCCGCAAAAAGCAACACACCTCTGATGTTAAGGAGGTGAAGATGCGCTACAAAATTGAAGAACACGATTACAATGTTTGCATTAACCGCGCGGAGCGCTTCATCAAAGCAGGAGATAAGGTAAAAGCAACAGTCACCTTCCGGGGACGGGAAATTCAGCACTCTCACCTTGCAGAAGACCTGCTCAAGCGGATGGCCAATGATTTACAAGCCATAGCCGAGGTGCAGCAACCTCCAAAACAAGAAGGCCGCAATATGATTATGTTTTTGGCACCGAAACGCTGA